A stretch of the Streptococcus oralis genome encodes the following:
- a CDS encoding GNAT family N-acetyltransferase: MPVNEYGQMIGESMEGYTPGELPSIDFLEGRYARIEALSVEKHAEDLLAVYGPNTPREMWTYLFQEPVADMEELVTVLNQMLARKDRFYYVIIDKATGKALGTFSLMRIDQNNRVIEVGAVTFSPELRGTRIGTEAQYLLARYVFEEINYRRYEWKCDSLNLPSRRAAERLGFVYEGTFRQAVVYKGRTRDTDWLSMIDKDWPQVKARLETWLAPENFDKNGRQYKSLREF; the protein is encoded by the coding sequence CCATTGATTTCTTAGAAGGGCGCTACGCTCGGATAGAGGCTCTTTCGGTGGAAAAGCATGCTGAGGATTTGCTAGCTGTTTATGGTCCAAATACACCTCGGGAGATGTGGACCTACCTCTTTCAGGAACCAGTGGCAGATATGGAGGAACTGGTTACCGTCTTAAATCAGATGTTGGCTCGTAAGGACCGTTTTTACTACGTGATTATAGATAAGGCAACTGGTAAGGCTTTGGGAACTTTTTCTCTCATGCGCATTGACCAGAATAACCGAGTAATAGAAGTGGGAGCTGTCACTTTTTCTCCAGAGCTCAGGGGAACACGTATAGGGACAGAGGCTCAATATCTACTGGCACGGTATGTTTTTGAGGAGATTAACTATCGTCGCTACGAATGGAAATGTGATTCTCTTAATCTGCCATCCAGACGAGCTGCGGAGCGTTTGGGCTTTGTCTATGAAGGAACCTTCCGCCAGGCAGTCGTTTATAAGGGGCGTACGAGAGATACGGATTGGTTGTCTATGATTGATAAGGACTGGCCTCAAGTCAAAGCTCGTTTAGAAACATGGTTGGCTCCTGAAAATTTTGATAAAAATGGACGACAGTACAAGAGCTTGAGAGAATTCTGA